In Solanum pennellii chromosome 7, SPENNV200, the following are encoded in one genomic region:
- the LOC107026406 gene encoding casein kinase 1-like protein 2 produces the protein MEPRVGNKFRLGRKIGSGSFGEIYLGTNIQTNEEVAIKLENNKTKHPQLLYESKLYRILQGGTGIPNVRWFGVEGDYNVLVMDLLGPSLEDLFNFCSRKLSLKTVLMLADQMINRVEFVHSKSFLHRDIKPDNFLMGLGRRANQVYAIDFGLAKKYRDTSSHQHIPYRENKNLTGTARYASMNTHLGIEQSRRDDLESLGFVLMYFLRGSLPWQGLKAGNKKQKYEKISEKKVSTSIEALCRGYPTEFASYFHYCRSLRFEDKPDYAYLKRIFRDLFIREGFQFDYVFDWTILKYQQSQIAAPPSRPLGAGAGTSSGMPPVIPKAERQAGEDEGRQSADPSRRRSPVPPLITSGSLSRQKSPIGNDSTSKEAMLSSSSFLGRPSGSLRQGLVSGSRETFTMGNDSDPTHSRTPEASPATMHKISGGHRSSLLGGSSDPRYASSSKNTSGIKNYESALKGIETLHFDDEERAH, from the exons ATGGAGCCTCGTGTGGGTAACAAGTTTCGACTTGGTCGCAAAATTGGTAGTGGATCGTTTGGTGAGATCTATCTTG GTACTAATATTCAGACTAATGAAGAAGTGGCAATTAAGCtg GAAAATAATAAGACAAAGCATCCACAGTTGCTATATGAGTCAAAGTTGTATAGGATTCTTCAGGGAGGAA CTGGAATTCCAAACGTGAGGTGGTTTGGCGTGGAGGGAGATTACAATGTTCTGGTCATGGATTTACTAGGACCCAGTCTTGAAGatctatttaatttttgcaGCAGGAAGCTTTCCCTGAAGACAGTTTTAATGCTTGCTGATCAAAtg ATAAATCGTGTTGAATTTGTTCATTCTAAATCATTTTTGCATCGAGATATCAAGCCAGACAATTTTCTTATGGGCTTGGGAAGGCGTGCAAATCAG GTGTATGCAATTGACTTCGGTCTAGCCAAGAAGTATCGAGATACTTCATCTCACCAACACATTCCTTACCG TGAGAACAAAAACTTGACGGGCACTGCAAGATATGCAAGCATGAACACTCACCTCGGTATCG AGCAAAGCAGGAGGGATGATTTGGAGTCTCTTGGATTTGTTCTTATGTACTTCCTCCGAGGAAG TCTTCCTTGGCAAGGGCTGAAAGCAGGAAATAAGAAGCAGAAGTATGAGAAAATTAGTGAAAAGAAGGTTTCAACATCTATCGAG GCTTTATGTCGAGGTTATCCTACTGAATTTGCTTCATATTTCCATTACTGTCGTTCCCTGCGCTTCGAGGATAAACCAGATTATGCTTATCTGAAGAGAATATTTCGTGATCTCTTTATCCGCGAAG GTTTTCAGTTTGATTATGTTTTTGATTGGACTATATTAAAGTATCAGCAATCGCAAATTGCAGCTCCTCCTTCCCGACCTCTT GGTGCTGGTGCTGGAACCAGCTCAGGCATGCCTCCAGTTATTCCCAAGGCAGAAAGACAGGCAG GTGAAGATGAAGGAAGACAATCAGCAGATCCCTCTCGGAGGAGAAGTCCTGTGCCACCACTGATTACTTCTGGAAGTTTATCCAGGCAGAAAAGTCCTATTGGAAATGATTCCACGAGCAAAGAGGCTATG TTGTCAAGCTCCAGTTTTCTGGGAAGACCTAGTGGGTCTCTGAGGCAAGGTCTAGTCTCTGGCAGCCGTGAGACTTTCACCATGGGAAATGACTCTGACCCTACACATTCTCGCACGCCTGAGGCAAGTCCAGCAACTATGCACAAAATATCAGGTGGACATAGAAGCTCTCTACTTGGTGGATCATCTGATCCTAGGTATGCCTCATCTAGCAAGAATACTTCTGGGATAAAGAACTATGAATCGGCGCTCAAAGGAATTGAGACTCTAcattttgatgatgaagagaGGGCTCATTGA
- the LOC107024390 gene encoding uncharacterized protein LOC107024390: MDDLRCKSYNDSRGQVERYSYSSDFCNGYSEPSSNPNPNGFRCYSASYASNNTQMELSKEVKFKKGKSSNGSVSKSWSFNDPELQRKKRVASYKVYTVEGKVKGSIKKSFRWIKERCTKVVYGWT, from the coding sequence ATGGATGACTTGAGATGCAAGTCATATAACGATTCCAGAGGACAGGTCGAAAGGTACAGCTATTCTAGTGATTTTTGTAACGGTTACAGCGAACCCAGTTCAAACCCAAACCCAAATGGGTTTCGATGTTATAGTGCTTCCTATGCATCGAATAACACTCAGATGGAGTTGTCCAAGGAAGTGAAGTTTAAGAAAGGTAAGTCAAGTAATGGGTCAGTTTCTAAGAGCTGGAGTTTCAATGATCCAGAGTTGCAGAGGAAGAAGAGAGTGGCTAGTTATAAGGTTTACACTGTTGAAGGGAAGGTTAAGGGATCCATAAAGAAGAGTTTTCGTTGGATTAAAGAAAGGTGTACCAAAGTTGTGTATGGCTGGACCTGA